A window from Cydia strobilella chromosome 9, ilCydStro3.1, whole genome shotgun sequence encodes these proteins:
- the LOC134744305 gene encoding uncharacterized protein LOC134744305: MFIYFLLFLNYMSRESFSVTIFSKGTLPLDKNSVALQFYFKIMNENHAPCWVGTSFKRCCSIEKDQDCNSMFLYGNHVQKIMPGGQETLVFVYPSVFHHDKRGICYIKVTCKCGYKMKRKILEIPFDTRITKLSRKSRELKRYIGQKIIRNCDSIDEDALDDCSPVDCGVKYMDEKPFYDENVNKCVRAATCIGDLKNDLPTSAYLPTVNLCRDLEHPVEIQDIYAINNGMSIVTDIPKVASDLKAEIESNCSTLSQKLGLLEDIVRGKMNPNPKGVKVDYSNTCKITILSILGYIVCLCAFIVAFVCCMHGLKWMLMKWQNGEFEDEWRNMKQTIHKNCSGKKQDKCGLGRSTPRAVPRTTSRDNVRDGLLRDVINSSIPLELRSSVIDVCGRIKREVKWKKRYRVAQTGTPFECDGDGTISSASSADSLRANTSATSEDQKLLE, encoded by the coding sequence atgtttatttatttcttgcttTTCCTTAATTATATGTCCAGAGAATCATTTTCTGTAACTATATTTTCTAAAGGAACTCTTCCTCTAGACAAAAATTCCGTTGCTCTgcaattttactttaaaataatgaacGAAAATCATGCTCCATGTTGGGTAGGCACCAGTTTTAAAAGGTGTTGTTCTATTGAAAAAGATCAGGATTGCAATTCTATGTTTCTGTACGGAAACCACGTGCAAAAAATTATGCCAGGAGGCCAGGAAACTTTAGTATTCGTGTATCCCTCTGTTTTTCATCACGATAAGAGGGGTATTTGTTATATTAAAGTGACGTGTAAGTGTGGAtataaaatgaaaagaaaaatattagaaattCCTTTTGATACAAGAATTACAAAATTAAGCAGAAAATCGCGAGAGTTAAAAAGGTATAttggacaaaaaataataagaaattgtGATTCTATTGATGAAGATGCTTTGGATGACTGTTCTCCGGTAGATTGTGGAGTGAAATATATGGACGAAAAACCATTTTATGATGAAAATGTGAACAAATGTGTCAGAGCAGCAACATGTATTGGAGATCTCAAAAATGATTTACCAACGTCAGCCTATCTACCGACAGTCAATTTATGTAGAGATTTAGAGCACCCGGTAGAAATTCAGGACATCTATGCCATCAACAATGGTATGAGTATAGTTACCGACATACCGAAAGTTGCTTCAGATTTAAAAGCAGAAATAGAGTCAAACTGTTCAACTCTGTCCCAAAAATTAGGTCTCCTTGAGGACATAGTACGGGGAAAAATGAATCCTAATCCGAAAGGAGTAAAAGTAGATTACAGCAACACATGCAAAATTACAATACTATCTATACTAGGTTATATTGTATGCTTATGTGCATTTATTGTGGCCTTCGTCTGCTGCATGCATGGCTTGAAATGGATGCTCATGAAATGGCAAAATGGCGAGTTTGAAGATGAATGGAGGAACATGAAGCAAACAATTCATAAAAACTGTTCAGGAAAGAAGCAGGATAAATGTGGACTTGGTCGGAGTACCCCTCGAGCTGTCCCTCGGACTACAAGCAGAGATAATGTCAGAGATGGGTTGCTCCGTGATGTTATCAATTCTAGTATACCATTGGAATTGAGGAGTAGCGTGATAGACGTGTGTGGCAGGATTAAAAGAGAAGTGAAATGGAAGAAGAGGTATCGAGTAGCACAGACGGGAACACCGTTCGAGTGCGACGGAGATGGAACTATATCAAGTGCGTCGTCGGCTGATTCGCTGAGAGCCAATACAAGTGCCACTAGTGAAGACCAAAAATTGTTGGAATAA
- the LOC134744304 gene encoding ecdysone oxidase-like translates to MVCLEHPCASYSQGSAGTAFGNLITQLLAAQCLLTEDWPKDHSDRVSDGTNFDFIIVGSGTAGSLLANRLTQVKHWTVLLIEAGDDPLIESVIPNFCGATHRGPQAWQYYTEVDETTNRGCVDGRSFWPRGRLLGGTGSINGLLHMRGSPGDYEPWNFNNDWDWPTIKEYFKKSENIIDPFILNNPELRADHGTNGEFIVDQLNFTHAGVAEMLTQGYQEMGLKFLDDLNGDSQMGVGKIRGSNYKGKRVSTATAFLNPIRERDNLFLLKKTFASKIIMQDKTAKGVKVTLSNGSKASFFANKEVILSAGAVNTPVILMLSGIGPKAHLKELGIALVADLPVGENLQDHVRIPVPVSIDTGAKKRDDTFWLKAAAQYLLEQTGPYSTNYDQPNINAFLSVPGNKLLPDVQIDHNYFLPNTSYVYTMCTNALSFQNEICKQFSEFNAEKEMIIFLISLCRPHSKGRIMLRSTNPGDFPKIYSKYFSDERDMQIYVSNLKRVLEILSTPIFRKFNAELQRIYFKDCDETVFESDEYWECMARTLTYNVYHPVGTAKMGKSGDPTAVVDSKLRVLGLEGIRVVDASVMPTISSVNTNAPTMMIAERAADFIKYQYATTEKTEL, encoded by the exons ATGGTATGCCTGGAGCATCCCTGTGCTTCCTACAGCCAGGGTTCTGCAGGCACCGCGTTTGGGAACCTGATCACCCAACTCCTGGCTGCGCAGTGCCTGCTTACAGAGGATTGGCCGAAGGACCATTCAGACAGAGTTTCTG ATGGCACCAACTTCGACTTCATCATTGTGGGTTCGGGTACGGCGGGGTCGTTGCTTGCGAATCGTCTGACGCAAGTGAAGCACTGGACGGTTCTCCTCATTGAAGCAGGCGACGACCCACTTATAGAAAGCGTG ATTCCCAATTTTTGCGGTGCGACACATAGGGGTCCACAAGCATGGCAATACTATACAGAGGTAGACGAGACGACTAATAGGGGGTGCGTCGATGGCCGTTCGTTCTGGCCCCGCGGCAGACTCCTAGGTGGCACTGGCTCTATCAACGGTCTCCTGCATATGAGAGGAAGCCCTGGAGACTACGAACCTTGGAATTTCAACAACGACTGGGACTGGCCGACGATAAaagaatatttcaaaaaaagcGAAAATATTATCGAcccatttatattaaataacccCGAATTAAGAGCAGATCACGGCACCAATGGAGAGTTCATTGTCGATCAGTTAAATTTCACCCATGCTGGTGTAGCTGAAATGTTAACACAGGGCTATCAAGAAATGGGTTTGAAATTTTTAGACGACTTGAATGGAGACAGTCAAATGGGAGTGGGGAAAATTAGAGGAAGCAACTACAAAGGTAAAAGAGTCAGCACTGCGACTGCTTTTCTAAACCCCATAAGAGAAAGAGACAATTTGTTTCTTCTGAAAAAAACTTTTGCATCCAAAATTATTATGCAGGATAAAACAGCTAAAGGAGTTAAAGTTACTCTAAGCAACGGGAGTAAAGCATCATTTTTTGCAAATAAGGAAGTTATACTAAGTGCTGGAGCTGTAAACACGCCAGTTATTCTGATGCTGTCAGGCATTGGACCTAAGGCACATTTGAAAGAATTAGGAATTGCACTTGTAGCAGACTTGCCAGTTGGAGAAAATCTTCAAGATCATGTCAGAATACCTGTACCTGTATCTATTGATACTGGAGCTAAGAAAAGGGATGATACGTTTTGGCTTAAAGCTGCAGCTCAATACCTGTTAGAGCAGACTGGCCCATATTCTACCAACTATGACCAACCGAACATCAATGCCTTCTTGTCGGTCCCCGGTAATAAACTTTTGCCTGATGTACAAATTGACCATAATTACTTCCTTCCGAATACCTCTTACGTATATACCATGTGTACAAACGCTTTGTCGTTTCAAAATGAGATTTGCAAACAGTTTTCCGAGTTCAATGCTGAGAAAGAGATGATTATTTTCCTTATATCCTTATGCAGACCTCATTCGAAAGGTAGAATAATGTTACGAAGTACAAACCCTGGTGACTTTCCTAAAATCTACTCGAAATATTTCAGCGATGAACGCGATATGCAGATTTATGTGTCAAATCTTAAAAGAGTACTGGAGATCCTAAGCACACCAATTTTCAGAAAATTCAACGCGGAGTTGCAAAGGATCTATTTTAAGGATTGTGATGAAACTGTATTTGAAAGCGATGAATATTGGGAGTGTATGGCTAGAACTTTAACATACAATGTATATCATCCAGTGGGAACTGCAAAGATGGGGAAATCTGGAGATCCCACTGCTGTGGTCGATAGTAAACTTAGAGTGCTGGGTTTGGAGGGAATTCGAGTGGTCGATGCGAGCGTCATGCCAACGATATCTAGTGTTAATACAAACGCTCCTACAATGATGATTGCTGAACGGGCTGCTGATTTCATTAAATATCAATATGCAACAACAGAAAAAACTGAGTTATAA